Below is a genomic region from Streptomyces ferrugineus.
CCTCGCCGACGGCGACACCCCGGTCGCCCTCTACCGCAAGCTCGCCGCCGAGCGCCCCGGCACGTTCCTGCTGGAGTCCGCGGAGAACGGCCGTTCCTGGTCCCGCTACTCGTTCGTGGGCGTCCGGTCCACCGGGACGCTCACCGAGCGCGACGGACAGGCCCACTGGCTCGGCGTCCCGCCCGTCGGCGTCCCCGCCGAGGGCGACCCGCTCGCCGCCCTGCGCGCCACCATCGAGACCCTGCACACCCCGCGCGACCTCGCCCACGACCTGGGCCTGCCGCCCTTCACCGGCGGCATGGTCGGCTACCTCGGCTACGACATCGTGCGCCGCCTGGAGAAGATCGGCCCCGGCGAGCGAGACGATCTGAAGCTGCCCGAGCTGACCATGCTGCTCACCAGCGACCTCGCCGTCATGGACCACTGGGAGGGCTCCGTCCTGCTGATCGCCAACGCGATCAACCACAACGACCTCGACACGGGCGTCGACGAGGCCTACGCGGACGCGGTCGCCCGCCTGGACGCCATGGAGGCCGACCTCTCCCGCCCGGTCGCCCAGCCACCCGCCGTCCTGCCGCCCTCCGAGCTTCCCCAGTACACCGCCCGGTGGGGCGGCGAGGACTTCCAGGAGGCCGTCGAGGACATCAAGGAGCGCATCCGGGCCGGGGAGGCCTTCCAGGTGGTCCCCTCCCAGCGCTTCGAAACGCCGTGCACGGCGAGCGCGCTGGACGTCTACCGGGTCCTCAGGGCGACCAACCCCTCGCCGTACATGTACCTGTTCCGCTTCGACGGCTTCGACGTCGTCGGCTCCTCGCCGGAAGCGCTGGTGAAGGTCGAGGACGGGAGGGCCATGGTCCATCCCATCGCCGGCACCCGGTGGCGCGGGGCCACCCCGCAGGAGGACCAGGCCCTCGCCGACGAACTGCTCGCCGACCCCAAGGAGCGCGCCGAGCACCTGATGCTGGTCGACCTGGGGCGCAACGACCTGGGGCGGGTCTGTGAGCCGGGCTCCGTCGAGGTCGTCGACTTCATGTCCATCGAGCGGTATTCGCACGTGATGCACATCGTCTCGACGGTGACGGGACGGGTCGCGCCGGGCCGCACCGCCTTCGACGTGCTGACGGCCTGCTTCCCGGCCGGCACCCTCTCCGGCGCCCCCAAGCCCCGCGCGATGCAGATCATCGACGAACTCGAACCGTCCCGGCGCGGTCTGTACGGCGGCTGCGTGGGCTACCTCGACTTCGCGGGCGACTCCGACACCGCCATCGCCATCCGCACGGCCCTGCTGCGGGACGGCACGGCCTACGTCCAGGCCGGCGCGGGCATCGTCGCCGACTCGGACCCGGTCGCCGAGGACACCGAGTGCCGCAACAAGGCGGCGGCGGTACTGCGAGCGGTACACACGGCGAACCGCCTCAAGTGAGCCGAGCGGGCGGCCGTTCGGACCCCGGGTGGCCGCTTCATCCGAACCCCGGGTGACTGATCGTCCGGGGTTCGGGTGATAGTGGAGTACGTGACTGCTGTACCTCACCCCCGTTCCGAAGCCCCCGGTTCCGCCCGGGCCGGCCGTATGAGTCTCGCCCTCGCCCTGCTGTGCGGGGCGCTCGGCGCGGCCGTGGCGCTGCTCGCCACCCGGCAGCGCTGGTCGGAGGGCACCGTGACGGTGGCGGGCGGCCCGTTCCCCCTGACCGCCAACGGCAGTGACGTCACCGGCGTCCCCGCGGCCCTGGCGATAGTGGGGCTGGCCGCGCTCGTCGCCGTCTTCGCCGTCCGCCGGGCCGGCCGCCTCATGGTCGCCGGCCTGCTCGCGCTCTCCGGCGCCGGCACCGTCGCCGCCGCCCTGCTCGGCGCCTCCGACAGCACCGCGCTCGACGAGAAGGCCGCCAAGGCCTCCGGCGACACCGCGGCCACCGTCGACGCCCTCACCCACACCGCCTGGCCGTACGTCGCGGCCGTCGGCGGCGTCCTGATCCTGCTCGCCGGACTGCTGGCCCTGCGCTACGGCCGCCTGTGGCCCGGCATGTCCGGCCGCTACGAGCGCGGCGGCGCCC
It encodes:
- a CDS encoding anthranilate synthase component I, with the protein product MDLETFRKLATDRRVIPVTRKLLADGDTPVALYRKLAAERPGTFLLESAENGRSWSRYSFVGVRSTGTLTERDGQAHWLGVPPVGVPAEGDPLAALRATIETLHTPRDLAHDLGLPPFTGGMVGYLGYDIVRRLEKIGPGERDDLKLPELTMLLTSDLAVMDHWEGSVLLIANAINHNDLDTGVDEAYADAVARLDAMEADLSRPVAQPPAVLPPSELPQYTARWGGEDFQEAVEDIKERIRAGEAFQVVPSQRFETPCTASALDVYRVLRATNPSPYMYLFRFDGFDVVGSSPEALVKVEDGRAMVHPIAGTRWRGATPQEDQALADELLADPKERAEHLMLVDLGRNDLGRVCEPGSVEVVDFMSIERYSHVMHIVSTVTGRVAPGRTAFDVLTACFPAGTLSGAPKPRAMQIIDELEPSRRGLYGGCVGYLDFAGDSDTAIAIRTALLRDGTAYVQAGAGIVADSDPVAEDTECRNKAAAVLRAVHTANRLK
- a CDS encoding TIGR02234 family membrane protein, which encodes MEYVTAVPHPRSEAPGSARAGRMSLALALLCGALGAAVALLATRQRWSEGTVTVAGGPFPLTANGSDVTGVPAALAIVGLAALVAVFAVRRAGRLMVAGLLALSGAGTVAAALLGASDSTALDEKAAKASGDTAATVDALTHTAWPYVAAVGGVLILLAGLLALRYGRLWPGMSGRYERGGAPRPRRRAQPTDPDRPEELWKALDRGEDPTGA